One genomic region from Salvia hispanica cultivar TCC Black 2014 chromosome 2, UniMelb_Shisp_WGS_1.0, whole genome shotgun sequence encodes:
- the LOC125206630 gene encoding probable LRR receptor-like serine/threonine-protein kinase At1g56140, with protein sequence MSNGSLDKWLYSNMHSLDLMQRLKIAIDVAAALEYLHHGHTFPVVHRDVKPNNVLLDQDMVAHLGDFGTGKLFDNGEVVVQTQTLATIGYAAPAQESAIGFLNSIPVLKGNTYASWRSKVLIGLGIANLDYALRTEQPTPLTDESSDEDKRNFERWEHSNRMSLMIMQHAIPENFRGTVPKEANVKEFLQAIDMNFASNEKAETASLMHKLVTMRYNGRGEIREHIMEMSNTASKLTALNLTISDDQLVHLVMHFRLVFAVMGFDACRVANS encoded by the exons ATGTCGAATGGGAGCTTGGATAAATGGTTATATTCCAACATGCATTCTCTAGATCTTATGCAGAGACTGAAGATAGCAATAGACGTTGCGGCCGCCTTGGAATATCTTCACCATGGCCATACATTCCCAGTTGTCCATCGTGATGTAAAGCCAAATAATGTTTTGCTCGATCAAGACATGGTCGCTCATCTGGGTGATTTTGGCACTGGGAAGCTTTTTGACAATGGAGAAGTTGTCGTCCAAACACAAACATTGGCGACTATCGGATATGCTGCACCAG CTCAAGAATCTGCTATTGGTTTTCTAAATTCCATTCCTGTGCTAAAGGGCAATACCTATGCATCATGGAGAAGCAAGGTATTGATTGGTTTGGGGATTGCAAATTTAGACTATGCACTTCGGACGGAGCAACCCACCCCTCTTACTGATGAAAGTTCCGATGAGGATAAACGGAATTTTGAGAGGTGGGAACACTCCAATCGCATGAGTCTTATGATTATGCAACATGCCATCCCTGAAAACTTTCGTGGTACTGTCCCGAAAGAAGCAAATGTTAAGGAATTCCTCCAGGCAATTGATATGAATTTTGCAAGCAATGAAAAGGCCGAAACGGCTTCATTGATGCATAAACTTGTGACTATGAGGTATAATGGCCGAGGGGAAATTAGGGAGCACATTATGGAAATGTCAAACACTGCTTCAAAGCTTACGGCACTTAATTTGACGATCAGTGATGATCAACTAGTGCATTTGGTTATGCATTTTCGGTTGGTATTCGCAGTAATGGGTTTTGATGCTTGTAGAGTAGCGAACTCATAA
- the LOC125204964 gene encoding cold-responsive protein kinase 1-like, translating into MRKMRWRVGLMLLAVCCQVVNSDECSGEIAADVSIFQRNANSTWLQLRANLSEAAEVGKMFATAQAMTSADDADPVYALAQCRHYMSQADCLTCYDKAFSLIQSNCVSHNQTGGRVSSEGCFLRYEDYDFYERISDSWPKCENFPSSDEAGIFREERRRLLDDLQVATPRMKGTYFAASKRNTVYALAQCVLSVTEDSCRSCLQEAKVNLQTCSDARNGSVDEDSCFMRYSDQPFFPDNYKTDLDLLRPGIDEKAVIGGTVGGSLLFVIVVITFVWFKFSRHLKNALIANILGATQLQLPNRYSYTDLKEATNNFSNQSKIGQGAFGAVYKATLKNETVVAVKKLDMKYNRAKADFESEVRLISNVHHRNLVRLLGCCTKGSDLLLVYEFMENKSLDIFLYGNKRGLLSWKQRVDIIFGTAKGIAFLHEDYHTTIIHRDIKPGNILLNNHFQAKIADFGLARLLPENQTHASTNFAGTLGYTAPEYAIGGHLSDKVDIYGFGIVMLEIISGRKSTDVTPDSTLDYLLKEAWKLYERDMHQNLADVALNSNEYQVEEVKKMVEIAMLCVQSTPSSRPTMSQVIFMLSGDGSVGLQRAVRTSSFSYEIGVQIDNGSLLSTQESASESDATTSLRE; encoded by the exons ATGAGAAAAATGAGGTGGCGGGTGGGGCTGATGTTATTGGCGGTGTGCTGCCAAGTGGTGAATTCTGATGAGTGCAGCGGTGAAATAGCTGCTGATGTATCTATCTTTCAACGAAACGCTAATTCCACGTGGCTTCAACTCCGAGCAAACCTGTCGGAGGCGGCGGAGGTTGGCAAAATGTTCGCGACGGCGCAGGCTATGACTTCAGCGGACGACGCAGACCCGGTTTACGCCTTGGCTCAGTGCAGACACTACATGTCTCAAGCCGACTGCTTGACCTGCTACGACAAAGCCTTCTCCCTCATACAATCAAACTGTGTATCCCACAACCAGACCGGCGGCCGGGTCTCCTCTGAGGGCTGTTTCCTCCGGTACGAGGACTACGACTTCTACGAAAGGATAAGCGATAGCTGGCCGAAATGCGAAAATTTTCCATCCTCTGATGAAGCCGGCATTTTCAGGGAAGAGAGGCGTAGATTGCTGGATGATCTTCAAGTGGCGACTCCGAGGATGAAAGGGACGTATTTTGCGGCGAGTAAAAGGAATACGGTTTATGCTCTGGCGCAGTGTGTTCTCTCGGTCACGGAAGACAGCTGCCGAAGCTGCTTGCAGGAGGCCAAAGTCAACTTACAGACGTGCTCCGATGCAAGAAATGGCAGTGTTGATGAGGATTCCTGTTTCATGAGATATTCCGATCAACCATTCTTTCCCGACAACTACAAAACAGACCTCGATCTACTACGGCCTg GAATTGATGAAAAGGCAGTGATAGGAGGAACGGTTGGAGGTTCCCTACTATTTGTTATTGTAGTCATTACTTTCGTGTGGTTCAAGTTTTCAAGGCACCTCAAAAACGCTCTAATAG CCAACATATTGGGGGCAACCCAATTGCAGCTTCCGAATAGATACAGCTACACTGATTTGAAAGAAGCAACAAACAATTTCAGTAACCAAAGTAAAATAGGACAAGGTGCTTTTGGTGCCGTCTACAAG GCGAcattgaaaaatgagacaGTTGTGGCAGTGAAGAAACTGGATATGAAATACAACAGAGCAAAGGCAGATTTCGAGAGTGAAGTAAGACTTATTAGTAATGTTCATCACCGTAACCTTGTTCGTCTCTTAGGATGTTGCACCAAGGGATCTGACCTGCTTCTTGTTTATGAGTTCATGGAGAACAAAAGCCTTGACATATTCTTATACG GTAATAAACGAGGATTGTTGAGCTGGAAACAACGGGTGGATATAATATTTGGGACGGCAAAGGGGATTGCATTTTTGCACGAGGATTACCACACAACCATCATACATCGAGATATCAAACCGGGCAATATCCTACTCAATAATCACTTCCAAGCTAAGATTGCGGATTTTGGTTTGGCGAGGCTTCTCCCCGAGAATCAGACACATGCCAGCACTAACTTTGCAGGCACATT GGGGTATACAGCACCGGAATACGCCATCGGCGGGCATTTGTCTGACAAGGTCGACATCTATGGCTTCGGAATTGTGATGCTCGAAATCATCAGCGGCAGAAAATCCACTGACGTCACCCCAGATTCCACCCTTGATTACTTACTTAAAGAG GCATGGAAGTTATACGAGAGAGACATGCACCAAAACCTAGCTGACGTGGCGTTGAACTCGAACGAATATCAAGTGgaagaagtgaaaaaaatggtGGAAATTGCTATGCTGTGCGTACAGTCAACGCCTTCGTCGAGGCCAACCATGTCTCAAGTTATTTTCATGCTTTCCGGCGATGGATCGGTTGGGCTGCAGAGGGCTGTTCGAACATCGTCTTTCAGTTATGAAATTGGAGTTCAAATTGATAATGGCAGCTTGCTTTCTACACAAGAATCTGCCTCTGAATCTGATGCCACTACCTCACTCAGGGAGTAA
- the LOC125206631 gene encoding probable LRR receptor-like serine/threonine-protein kinase At3g47570, producing MAGESPHEIGTMPILEAFNVYSNSLCGSIPSSLFNISTMKTLAISFNELSGTLPLDLGNKLPNLDTLLLSTNLFSGPISSSITNASKVIILDITNNSFSGSRPDFGDLKLLQELYLSENILSGAEFPTQELTFLSSLTNCQHLKRLEVSSNPMNGILPTSLGNFSSSVEYIVASNCSIMGVIPFEVGNIRSLLNLYLSYNQLSGLIPPTIGKMKQLQKLYLSDNQLEGSIPNDLCRLYNLGELSLHGNMLMGAIPECLGDIKSLRVIYLGSNQLNSSIPPCLWIITDLVILNLSSNHLIALCGPVEFQVAPCPENHHGSWLKKLIVSSVVLVVVVVIVMLTLVRMRKQKKVALSTDIPPLTTESTLSDGLKVAVEVFNLELQGVTRSFDVEATILSKQRHMNRVFEQTAGCKETQRCLPKMVEDFYFKIKRLNEIAPRDIKQSKMSYSCVLTAYNEADGLTREIRKAKEIVYKSDEIYSNSAFHLSC from the exons ATGGCAGGTGAATCGCCACATGAGATTGGCACTATGCCAATACTTGAGGCTTTCAATGTGTACAGTAATTCCTTATGTGGATCCATTCCATCTTCCTTATTCAACATATCAACAATGAAGACATTAGCAATTTCGTTCAATGAGTTGTCTGGTACTCTTCCATTAGATTTGGGGAATAAACTTCCCAATCTTGATACACTTCTTTTGTCTACTAACCTATTCAGTGGCCCAATTTCAAGTTCTATCACTAATGCTTCTAAAGTTATCATCTTGGACATTACTAACAATTCCTTTAGTGGCTCCAGACCCGACTTTGGTGATTTGAAGCTTCTACAAGAACTTTACCTTTCGGAAAATATTTTGAGTGGAGCTGAATTCCCAACTCAGGAATTGACGTTTCTTTCCTCCTTAACTAATTGTCAACATTTAAAGAGGTTGGAAGTATCAAGCAATCCAATGAATGGCATCTTACCCACTTCACTCGGGAATTTTTCCTCATCTGTTGAGTATATTGTCGCTTCAAACTGCAGTATCATGGGGGTTATTCCGTTCGAAGTAGGAAACATAAGAAGTTTgctaaatttatatttgagcTATAATCAGCTGAGTGGTCTCATTCCACCAACAATAGGAAAAATGAAGCAACTCCAAAAACTATATCTTAGTGACAATCAATTGGAGGGTTCTATCCCCAACGACCTTTGTCGACTTTATAATTTGGGGGAGTTGAGCCTTCATGGGAACATGCTTATGGGGGCAATACCTGAATGTTTGGGTGATATTAAATCATTGAGAGTGATCTACTTAGGTTCCAACCAATTGAATTCAAGCATCCCTCCTTGCTTGTGGATTATCACAGACCTTGTGATTCTGAACTTGTCATCCAATCATCTGATCG CTCTTTGTGGTCCAGTAGAATTTCAAGTTGCACCTTGCCCGGAAAATCATCATGGATCATGGTTAAAGAAACTCATTGTGTCATCAGTGGTTTTAGTTGTCGTTGTCGTCATTGTGATGCTTACTCTCGTAAGAATGCGTAAACAGAAAAAAGTAGCACTCTCTACTGATATTCCACCATTAACTACTGAAT CAACACTTTCTGATGGGTTGAAAGTTGCGGTTGAAGTCTTCAACTTGGAATTGCAAGGAGTAACAAGGAGCTTTGATGTTGAAGCTACTATATTGAGCAAACAGAGGCATATGAACAGAGTATTTGAGCAAACAGCAGGCTGCAAAGAAACCCAGAGATGTCTTCCTAAAATGGTTGAAGATTTCtacttcaaaattaaaagattaaaCGAAATCGCACCGAGGGATATAAAGCAAAGTAAGATGAGCTATTCATGTGTTTTGACTGCATACAATGAAGCTGATGGACTAACCAGAGAGATTAGAAAGGCCAAAGAGATAGTCTATAAATCAGATGAGATTTATTCCAACTCTGCTTTCCATCTGAGCTGTTGA
- the LOC125206632 gene encoding receptor-like protein 36, whose product MSYNDFSGTLPLDMGNSLPNLERLLLSHRRLSGQIPSSITNASKLIILDMSANSFSGSIPDFGRVHFFIGGLRVSARKYGILKLVEALRKGVEEHHGFIFIFDSFINVFKIFYTLSKLFKLFPNILRIRESKGVPTEIFQDLNIANASLTGDIPSSIFNMSSLTYLSFSLNSLSGTIPTFRNLPKLEKLYLYNNNLTGETPTSITNASQLDDIYLSSNSFTSPVPDFDSPNQEFRFLSSLSNCRNLTFLDISNNPMMNGILPASVGNFSTSLSTLAASNCSIRGIIPHEIGNLRHLEVLDLSKNQITGFIPTTFQMGCNLMSLNLNVNKLEGSLPQSICNCHTLQVLDIGNNRIHGTFPVWTGNLSDLRVLILTSNNFSGTISSHTSKAMLPFPNLQVFDVSHHEFAGNLPHEYLRNFKGMVDVQKNHRGHRSPFYTDSLTITVTLTVKGIDREYKRILKTMTTIDMSSYRFSGSIPNIIGNLNSLIYLNLSHNCLIGGIPASLGNVTELESLDLSSNQLEGEIPT is encoded by the exons ATGTCATACAATGACTTTTCTGGTACTCTTCCATTAGATATGGGGAATTCACTTCCCAATCTTGAAAGGCTTCTTTTGTCTCATAGAAGACTTAGTGGCCAAATTCCAAGCTCTATCACCAATGCTTCTAAACTTATCATCTTGGATATGTCTGCCAACTCTTTTAGTGGCTCCATACCCGACTTCG GTAGAGTGCACTTCTTCATAGGTGGCCTTAGAGTCTCAGCAAGGAAGTATGGCATCCTTAAATTGGTCGAAGCTCTTAGGAAGGGAGTTGAGGAGCATCATGGCtttatcttcatttttgaTAGCTTCATCAATGTTTTCAAGATCTTCTACACACTTAGCAAACTCTTCAAGCTGTTCCCCAATATTCTCCGAATCAGAGAATCTAAAG gAGTTCCAACAGAAATCTTTCAGGACTTAAACATTGCAAACGCTTCTCTAACCGGAGATATTccatcttcaatcttcaacatGTCTTCCTTAACATACTTGAGTTTCTCTCTTAATAGTTTATCAGGAACTATCCCAACTTTTAGGAATCTACCAAAGCTTGAAAAGTTATATCTTTATAATAACAACCTGACAG GTGAAACTCCAACATCTATCACCAATGCTTCTCAGCTTGATGATATATACTTGAGCAGTAACTCATTCACCAGTCCTGTTCCCGACTTTG ACTCGCCGAATCAAGAATTTAGATTTCTATCTTCTCTATCAAACTGCCGCAATTTGACGTTCTTGGATATTAGCAACAATCCAATGATGAATGGTATCCTTCCAGCTTCTGTTGGAAACTTTTCTACTTCTCTTTCCACCTTAGCAGCATCTAACTGCAGCATCAGAGGTATAATTCCTCATGAAATTGGAAACTTGAGGCATTTGGAAGTTTTGGATTTATCCAAGAATCAAATCACAGGATTCATCCCAACTACGTTTCAAATGGGTTGTAACCTTATGTCACTCAACTTGAATGTTAATAAGTTGGAAGGATCATTACCCCAATCCATTTGCAATTGTCATACGCTGCAAGTTCTTGATATTGGAAACAACAGAATACATGGCACTTTTCCAGTTTGGACCGGAAATCTCTCTGATCTTCGCGTCCTCATATTGACATCCAACAACTTTAGTGGTACCATTTCTTCTCACACTTCCAAGGCTATGCTTCCATTCCCTAACCTGCAAGTTTTTGATGTATCCCATCATGAATTCGCTGGCAATCTTCCCCATGAATATTTGAGGAATTTCAAAGGGATGGTGGATGTGCAAAAGAATCATCGAGGACACAGGTCTCCATTTTATACAGATTCATTGACAATAACAGTGACATTAACAGTGAAAGGCATTGATAGAGAATACAAGAGAATTCTGAAAACCATGACAACAATTGACATGTCATCCTACAGATTCTCAGGAAGTATCCCAAACATCATAGGAAATCTGAATTCCTTGATATATCTGAATCTGTCTCACAATTGCCTCATAGGAGGTATACCTGCATCTCTTGGAAATGTGACAGAACTCGAGTCGTTGGACCTGTCTTCAAACCAATTGGAAGGGGAAATTCCTACATAG